The following proteins are encoded in a genomic region of Streptomyces lunaelactis:
- a CDS encoding ABC transporter ATP-binding protein translates to MTLLTVRDLTVDFGSGTRAVDGLDLDLEAGAVLGVVGESGSGKSVTSLAVLGLLPDARVTGEIRFDGQDLTGLGRRALRKLRGDRIAMIFQDPLSCLNPYYPVAFQIAEAYRAHRGAGRREAHRVAVRMLDRVGIPEPERRARAYPHEFSGGMRQRVMIAMALCLEPDLLIADEPTTALDVTVQAQILELLRELREQSGTAIMLITHDMGVVAGLADEVVVMYGGRAVERGGVRDVFYRPRDAYTKGLLACVPRVDGPLPHRLPTLHTPVAAPVGTPEVTP, encoded by the coding sequence ATGACGTTGCTGACAGTACGTGATCTGACCGTGGACTTCGGTTCCGGGACACGTGCCGTGGACGGACTGGACCTGGATCTGGAAGCCGGCGCTGTGCTCGGCGTGGTCGGTGAGTCGGGCAGCGGAAAGTCCGTCACCAGCCTTGCGGTCCTCGGTCTGTTGCCGGACGCCCGCGTCACCGGTGAAATCCGGTTCGACGGACAGGATCTGACGGGATTGGGCCGACGTGCGCTGCGCAAGCTGCGCGGGGACCGGATCGCGATGATCTTTCAGGATCCGCTGTCCTGCCTGAACCCCTACTATCCGGTGGCGTTCCAGATCGCCGAGGCATACCGGGCGCACCGCGGGGCCGGGCGCCGCGAGGCCCACCGCGTCGCGGTGCGGATGCTGGACCGGGTCGGCATCCCCGAGCCCGAGCGGCGTGCCCGCGCCTACCCGCACGAGTTCTCCGGCGGCATGCGGCAGCGGGTGATGATCGCGATGGCGCTGTGCCTGGAGCCCGACCTGCTCATCGCCGACGAGCCGACCACCGCGCTCGATGTGACCGTACAGGCCCAGATCCTGGAGCTGCTCCGGGAACTGCGGGAGCAGTCCGGCACCGCAATCATGCTCATCACCCATGACATGGGGGTGGTTGCCGGACTGGCCGACGAGGTTGTCGTGATGTACGGCGGCCGTGCGGTTGAGCGAGGCGGGGTACGCGATGTGTTCTACCGGCCGCGGGACGCCTACACCAAGGGTCTGCTCGCCTGCGTGCCACGCGTCGACGGGCCGCTGCCGCACCGTCTTCCCACCTTGCACACGCCGGTCGCGGCACCGGTCGGAACACCGGAGGTGACGCCGTGA
- a CDS encoding ABC transporter permease, which translates to MILYVLRRLAATATILLVICGTTFAIFYLMPADPALGACGKACSPERIAQIRATLGLDHSLLVQFRDYLVGIVAGRSYGTGEQAVTCPFPCLGFSFQTNEPVWQLLVHRLPISISIAVGAAVLWLAVGVTAGVLSALRRGSVWDRAAMTAALGGVSLPIYFTALVLQYLLVVKLGLLPYPQAVPITADPLGWAQSMIMPWITLAMLYAGVYARITRIEMLNSLGQNYVRTARAKGLPEPTVMRRHALRPALMPIVTIFGMDLGALLGGALITESVFGLPGVGKLAADAINSADQPVILGVTLFAACFVVLANVVVDLVYAVLDPRVRAVG; encoded by the coding sequence ATGATTCTCTATGTCCTGCGCAGACTGGCCGCAACGGCGACGATCCTGCTGGTGATCTGCGGCACCACCTTCGCGATCTTCTACCTGATGCCCGCTGATCCCGCACTGGGGGCCTGCGGCAAGGCGTGCAGCCCGGAGCGGATCGCGCAGATCCGCGCGACGCTCGGCCTGGACCACTCGCTCCTTGTGCAGTTCCGCGACTACCTCGTTGGCATCGTGGCCGGCCGGAGCTACGGCACCGGTGAACAGGCCGTGACGTGTCCCTTCCCCTGTCTGGGGTTCAGTTTCCAGACGAATGAGCCGGTCTGGCAGCTGCTTGTTCACCGGCTGCCGATCAGCATCTCGATCGCGGTGGGCGCGGCAGTGCTGTGGCTGGCCGTCGGCGTCACGGCGGGCGTGCTGTCCGCGCTGCGCCGCGGCAGCGTGTGGGACCGGGCGGCGATGACGGCCGCGCTCGGTGGCGTCTCGTTGCCGATCTATTTCACCGCCCTGGTGCTGCAGTACCTGCTCGTCGTCAAGCTCGGGCTGCTGCCCTATCCGCAGGCGGTCCCGATCACCGCGGACCCGCTCGGCTGGGCGCAATCGATGATCATGCCGTGGATCACGCTGGCGATGCTCTACGCCGGGGTCTACGCCCGGATCACCCGCATCGAGATGCTCAACAGCCTGGGTCAGAACTACGTCCGCACCGCCCGCGCCAAGGGCCTGCCCGAGCCCACGGTGATGCGTCGGCATGCGCTGCGCCCAGCGCTGATGCCCATCGTGACGATCTTCGGGATGGACCTCGGTGCGCTGCTCGGCGGCGCACTCATCACCGAGTCGGTGTTCGGCCTGCCCGGCGTGGGCAAGCTCGCGGCCGACGCGATCAACAGCGCTGACCAGCCGGTGATCCTCGGGGTGACCCTGTTCGCCGCGTGCTTCGTGGTGCTCGCCAACGTCGTTGTGGACCTGGTCTACGCGGTCCTTGACCCGAGAGTGAGGGCCGTGGGATGA
- a CDS encoding ABC transporter permease — MTTTLPTSVPSDVTHRVGRHQVSLLRRLLKQPSAAAALTVVVALVLIALAAPLITWAAGTSPTEFHSDAVDPALGGLPRGTAGGISTTHWLGVEPGSGRDILARVVYGARVSLLIAMLATGLSVVLGTALGLAAGYFGGWTDALVGRLMDLLMSFPSLIFMIALISAAPGVDRQLLLVVVLGFFGWPYVGRIVRGQAMVLARGEFVAAARVLGASRRVLLVREVLPNVTGPILVVATMAIPSCIATEAGLSFLGVGVAPPTPSWGQMIASAVPWYAADPVYFLIPGVFLFITVLAFNVLGDAIQDALDPRSRRR; from the coding sequence GTGACCACGACGCTCCCCACCTCGGTCCCGTCCGACGTGACACACCGCGTCGGACGGCACCAAGTGTCCCTGTTGCGGCGGCTGTTGAAGCAGCCGTCCGCGGCGGCCGCGCTCACGGTGGTTGTCGCACTCGTCCTGATCGCACTCGCGGCCCCGCTGATCACCTGGGCAGCCGGTACGTCGCCGACCGAGTTCCACTCCGATGCGGTGGATCCGGCACTCGGTGGACTGCCGCGAGGAACGGCGGGCGGGATCAGCACCACGCACTGGCTCGGAGTCGAGCCGGGCAGCGGCCGGGACATCCTCGCCCGTGTCGTGTACGGCGCGCGGGTCTCGCTGCTGATCGCCATGCTCGCCACCGGTCTGTCGGTGGTGCTGGGAACGGCGCTGGGCTTGGCCGCGGGGTACTTCGGCGGCTGGACCGACGCCCTCGTCGGCCGGCTGATGGACCTGCTGATGTCGTTCCCCAGCCTGATTTTCATGATCGCGTTGATCTCCGCGGCGCCCGGCGTGGACCGGCAGTTGCTCCTGGTCGTCGTGCTCGGCTTCTTCGGCTGGCCGTACGTCGGGCGGATCGTGCGCGGGCAGGCGATGGTGCTGGCCCGCGGGGAGTTCGTCGCGGCCGCCCGGGTGCTCGGCGCCTCCCGGCGCGTCCTCCTGGTACGGGAGGTGCTGCCCAACGTGACCGGGCCGATCCTCGTCGTGGCGACCATGGCGATCCCCAGCTGCATCGCCACCGAGGCGGGCCTGTCCTTCCTCGGTGTCGGGGTGGCCCCGCCCACCCCCTCGTGGGGCCAGATGATCGCCTCCGCGGTGCCGTGGTACGCCGCCGACCCCGTCTACTTCCTGATCCCAGGCGTCTTCCTGTTCATCACCGTGCTCGCCTTCAACGTGCTGGGCGACGCGATACAGGACGCACTCGACCCCCGGAGCCGGCGACGATGA
- a CDS encoding ABC transporter substrate-binding protein gives MTAALGLVAVAGCGGTGQGGDGGQAKAAAKGGTLHVLSSIDLEHLDPARNYVTSSQDVGRLVYRTLTTFAAAPGRAGGKIVPDLATDNGRPGDGARSWTFTLRAGVKFEDGRPITSQDIKYGVERTFAAELPEGPPYGRIWLAGGKAYKGPYKDKHGLASIETPDDKTIVFKLNRPVADFGSAVSLPMFAPVPRDKDNGVKYDSRPFSSGPYKIENFEAKKQLTLVRNTHWSPDTDSVRKGLPDKIVIDLNLDPAVIDQRLIAAGGEDANAVALEPVGAASIGPVMSNPAVRQRLVSGESINTRFLSINTKHKPLDDVRVRQAIAYALDKDALRTARGGPIAGELATTLLPPSLPGSVSEDPYPSPDGKGDPAKAKALLAHAGHAPGLALTLDTPATATGKTQAEAVQASLARAGITVKINAISSSAYYSTVGNTAQEHDLVIDGWTPDWPGASTYLPIVFDGRQITAEGNNNHSQYNSGKVNARIDEIAKVRDPASAATAYGELAKQIMRDAPVVPFLWDKAAVLVGPNVAGAYGHTAYVGRLDLVSLGLRK, from the coding sequence ATGACGGCGGCCCTTGGGCTCGTCGCCGTGGCCGGTTGCGGGGGAACCGGCCAGGGCGGCGACGGTGGGCAGGCCAAGGCTGCGGCCAAGGGCGGCACACTTCATGTGCTGTCCAGCATCGACCTGGAGCACCTCGATCCGGCCCGCAACTACGTCACCTCGTCCCAGGACGTCGGCCGGCTTGTCTACCGGACGCTGACGACGTTCGCGGCAGCACCCGGCCGGGCCGGGGGCAAGATCGTGCCGGACCTGGCGACGGACAACGGGCGACCCGGCGATGGCGCCCGAAGCTGGACCTTCACTCTCAGGGCAGGGGTGAAGTTCGAGGACGGCCGGCCCATCACCAGCCAGGACATCAAGTACGGGGTCGAGCGGACGTTCGCCGCGGAGCTGCCCGAAGGCCCGCCGTACGGCCGGATCTGGCTGGCGGGCGGCAAGGCGTACAAGGGCCCCTACAAGGACAAGCACGGGCTCGCCTCGATCGAGACCCCCGACGACAAGACGATCGTCTTCAAGCTCAACCGCCCGGTGGCCGACTTCGGTTCCGCGGTGTCGCTGCCGATGTTCGCCCCGGTACCGAGAGACAAGGACAACGGCGTCAAGTACGACTCCAGGCCTTTCTCCTCCGGGCCGTACAAGATCGAGAACTTCGAAGCCAAGAAGCAGCTCACACTCGTCCGCAACACCCACTGGAGTCCGGACACCGACTCGGTGCGCAAGGGACTCCCGGACAAGATCGTGATCGATCTCAATCTGGATCCGGCCGTGATCGACCAGCGGCTCATCGCCGCTGGGGGCGAGGACGCCAACGCGGTCGCTCTCGAGCCGGTCGGTGCCGCCTCCATCGGGCCGGTGATGTCCAACCCGGCAGTGCGTCAGCGACTGGTCAGCGGAGAATCGATCAACACGCGCTTCCTCAGCATCAATACCAAGCACAAGCCGCTGGACGACGTCCGGGTGCGGCAGGCGATCGCATACGCGCTGGACAAGGACGCGCTGCGCACCGCTCGGGGCGGCCCCATCGCAGGGGAGCTGGCCACCACTCTGCTGCCGCCGTCGCTGCCCGGTTCCGTTTCCGAGGACCCGTACCCGAGCCCGGACGGCAAGGGGGATCCGGCCAAGGCCAAGGCGCTGCTCGCACATGCCGGTCACGCCCCGGGCCTGGCTCTCACCCTCGACACTCCGGCAACCGCCACCGGCAAGACGCAGGCCGAAGCGGTCCAGGCATCCCTGGCCCGGGCCGGCATCACGGTGAAGATCAACGCGATCAGCTCGTCGGCGTACTACAGCACGGTGGGCAACACGGCCCAGGAGCACGACCTGGTGATCGACGGCTGGACGCCCGACTGGCCCGGCGCCTCCACCTACCTGCCGATCGTGTTCGACGGCCGACAGATCACCGCGGAGGGCAACAACAACCATTCGCAGTACAACTCCGGCAAGGTCAACGCGCGGATCGACGAGATCGCCAAGGTGCGCGATCCGGCGTCCGCCGCGACGGCCTACGGCGAGCTGGCCAAGCAGATCATGCGGGACGCGCCGGTCGTGCCGTTCCTCTGGGACAAGGCGGCCGTCCTCGTGGGGCCCAACGTCGCCGGGGCGTACGGGCACACCGCCTACGTCGGACGTCTGGATCTGGTCTCCCTGGGGCTGCGCAAGTGA
- a CDS encoding peptidase M6 translates to MRSSTKPRRPLPAAPLIVLSALLALLALVTVPAGPAHAFNGSTSACALQGTTGYTDEGQQTDYNRFQNPVGTKRVGVIYVDFPDAVGTTTPLTPYYNQISGAANWLWNASNGKTWLDMQAPHGNWVRMPKNSTDYNWARGFSWDTHRIYVKDALAGAADAGVNLANYDTFHIVPTSTAAAITHTPTWVQDPANPTWVWNKATNAWVTIKWAVTFGQDMWHWGYKVAAHETGHTFGLPDLYAFNGDQHQYVGGWDVMGKVSGPAPQFLGWHAWKFGWITDSQVSCLSTNGTYSTTLNGVEYGGSGYKLAVIRTSATTAYVAESRKAANNDSNACATGVLIYKVDTSVASGSGPVRVVSNPNAAAPTGNCTALDMQTWKPGQSFQDDTARIRIYVNSSDSFNDTVWTYKW, encoded by the coding sequence TTGCGCTCTTCGACCAAGCCGCGGCGCCCACTCCCCGCGGCGCCCCTGATCGTCCTGTCCGCCCTGCTTGCTCTGCTTGCCCTGGTCACCGTCCCCGCCGGCCCCGCCCATGCATTCAACGGGAGCACCTCCGCGTGTGCGCTCCAGGGGACGACCGGCTACACCGATGAGGGCCAGCAAACCGACTACAACCGGTTCCAGAACCCGGTCGGCACCAAGCGCGTAGGAGTGATCTACGTGGACTTCCCCGACGCCGTCGGGACCACCACGCCTCTCACCCCTTACTACAACCAGATTTCCGGCGCAGCCAACTGGCTGTGGAATGCCTCCAACGGCAAGACCTGGCTGGACATGCAGGCCCCACACGGCAATTGGGTGCGCATGCCGAAGAACTCCACCGACTACAACTGGGCGCGCGGGTTCTCCTGGGACACGCACCGGATATATGTGAAGGACGCGCTCGCCGGTGCCGCCGACGCAGGCGTCAACCTCGCCAACTACGACACGTTCCACATCGTGCCGACCAGCACCGCGGCCGCGATCACTCACACCCCCACCTGGGTCCAGGACCCCGCCAATCCGACCTGGGTCTGGAACAAGGCGACGAACGCCTGGGTGACGATCAAGTGGGCGGTGACCTTCGGACAGGACATGTGGCACTGGGGCTACAAGGTCGCCGCCCACGAGACCGGCCACACCTTCGGCCTGCCCGACCTCTACGCGTTCAACGGCGATCAGCACCAGTACGTCGGCGGCTGGGACGTCATGGGCAAGGTGAGCGGCCCGGCCCCGCAGTTCCTCGGCTGGCACGCGTGGAAGTTCGGTTGGATCACCGACAGCCAGGTCTCCTGTCTGTCAACGAACGGCACGTACTCCACCACCCTGAACGGGGTGGAGTACGGGGGCAGCGGCTACAAGCTGGCGGTGATCAGGACCAGCGCCACCACGGCCTACGTCGCCGAGTCCCGCAAGGCCGCCAACAACGACTCCAACGCCTGCGCCACCGGCGTACTGATCTACAAGGTCGACACCTCGGTCGCCAGCGGCAGTGGACCGGTCCGCGTGGTGAGCAACCCCAACGCCGCCGCACCCACCGGGAACTGCACCGCGCTGGACATGCAGACCTGGAAGCCGGGCCAGTCGTTCCAGGACGACACCGCCCGCATCCGGATCTACGTGAACAGCTCCGACTCGTTCAACGACACGGTCTGGACCTACAAGTGGTGA
- a CDS encoding ATP-binding protein, translating into MFRTSGMRKGGKIMTINEVDGPLIGRPAHGLAHLTRLVPRPYRGETRSQWFDRHPASVAAARSFTRDTLVEQPLEESETVELLVSELVTNAVRHGAGPILLSVTVRGTSLRCEVTDAHPAFPCPKAAGADDESGRGMQLLHELSHRCGVRPAHRGKTVWFELQAHGLAEASVPTPLSAPPLKCQSAIA; encoded by the coding sequence ATGTTCAGGACATCCGGAATGCGAAAGGGCGGCAAGATCATGACGATCAATGAAGTGGACGGCCCGCTGATCGGCCGCCCGGCCCACGGCCTGGCCCACCTCACCCGCCTGGTTCCCAGGCCATACCGAGGTGAGACCAGGTCTCAATGGTTCGATCGCCACCCGGCCTCCGTGGCCGCCGCTCGGAGTTTCACCCGCGACACCCTGGTCGAACAGCCCCTTGAGGAATCGGAAACCGTCGAGCTGCTCGTCAGCGAACTGGTTACCAATGCTGTGCGCCACGGAGCCGGGCCGATCCTGCTCAGTGTTACTGTCCGCGGCACGTCACTGCGGTGCGAAGTCACTGATGCGCATCCGGCTTTCCCCTGTCCCAAGGCAGCCGGCGCCGACGACGAATCCGGTCGAGGCATGCAGTTGCTTCATGAGCTGTCCCACCGCTGTGGCGTCCGTCCGGCTCACCGAGGAAAGACGGTCTGGTTCGAGCTGCAGGCTCATGGCCTGGCCGAAGCCTCCGTCCCGACACCGCTTTCGGCCCCGCCGCTGAAGTGCCAGTCGGCAATCGCATAA
- a CDS encoding NAD-binding protein, whose translation MTATSASEPSRGGAATEEDPAGGSLPTGGGPGKCFIVVGSDVARRVCGSLKSAGHQVCHLAQPTDEDLRRALDREVAGVAILLDDDVESLRYALAVEHIRPNVPLVVTIFDRTVAEQLVRVVPNCRVTSPADVVAPTFLAACVESGLLALTRTSSGHVAARLEGDSVRLEPYRPPRSLRYRARLGRMRGQLRPHDSSSRITLTGLAGLLAVLFLDWLWSVTLHHRPPIEALFGAARTVSTVGPVSAHGSDAYLVFSSVSMLLSIVFTAVFTAGLIDRLLAPRSVGIVGPRALPRAGHVVVVGLGQVGLRLCTQVQDLGIGVVAVERDPAAPNLRLARALGVPVVVADATDRFVLRELGLHKAQAMAAVASDDLDNIAVSVAALAVAPDLRVVMRAGDHEAIAETRSLFRIGLVHDLNSLCAAYTSASLCGLQPRGVVAHGKRLLVERADGDFVPWPQADRCGHE comes from the coding sequence ATGACTGCAACTTCGGCCTCTGAGCCTTCCCGCGGCGGCGCCGCTACCGAGGAGGACCCGGCCGGTGGCTCACTCCCGACGGGAGGTGGACCGGGAAAGTGCTTCATCGTCGTCGGGAGCGACGTGGCGCGCAGGGTCTGCGGCTCGTTGAAGTCGGCCGGTCACCAGGTGTGCCACCTGGCTCAGCCCACGGACGAGGATCTGCGCCGGGCGCTGGATCGGGAGGTGGCAGGCGTCGCGATCCTGCTCGATGACGATGTCGAGTCCCTGCGCTATGCCCTTGCAGTGGAGCATATTCGTCCAAACGTCCCGCTGGTGGTGACGATCTTCGACCGGACGGTTGCCGAGCAACTGGTACGCGTGGTCCCGAACTGCCGGGTCACCTCCCCGGCGGATGTCGTCGCGCCGACCTTCCTGGCCGCATGCGTCGAGTCCGGCCTACTGGCCCTCACCCGGACCTCTTCCGGCCACGTCGCCGCCCGCCTGGAGGGGGACAGTGTCCGCCTCGAGCCCTACAGGCCACCGCGCTCCCTGAGGTATCGGGCACGGCTGGGGAGGATGCGGGGGCAGCTTCGGCCGCACGACAGCAGTTCGCGGATCACGCTGACGGGCCTCGCCGGGCTTCTCGCGGTGCTGTTCCTGGACTGGCTCTGGTCTGTGACTCTCCACCACCGACCGCCGATCGAGGCCCTGTTCGGGGCGGCGCGAACGGTGTCGACGGTCGGCCCCGTGTCCGCGCACGGTTCGGACGCGTATTTGGTGTTCTCCAGCGTCTCGATGCTCCTCAGCATCGTGTTCACCGCCGTGTTCACCGCAGGCCTGATCGATCGTCTGCTGGCTCCGCGTTCGGTCGGCATCGTGGGTCCCCGGGCCCTTCCTCGGGCGGGCCATGTGGTGGTCGTCGGGCTGGGCCAGGTGGGTCTGCGGCTCTGCACCCAGGTACAGGACCTGGGCATCGGCGTGGTCGCAGTGGAGCGGGACCCGGCAGCTCCCAACCTCCGGCTGGCCAGGGCGCTTGGCGTGCCCGTCGTCGTCGCGGACGCGACGGACAGGTTCGTGCTGCGCGAACTCGGCCTCCACAAGGCGCAGGCGATGGCCGCCGTCGCCTCGGACGACTTGGACAACATCGCGGTTTCCGTGGCCGCGCTGGCGGTCGCGCCTGATCTGCGCGTGGTCATGCGCGCAGGCGACCACGAGGCCATCGCAGAGACCCGTTCGTTGTTCAGGATCGGCCTCGTCCACGACCTCAACAGCCTGTGTGCCGCGTACACGAGCGCAAGCCTGTGCGGACTGCAGCCGCGCGGCGTGGTGGCACACGGAAAGCGCCTCCTGGTGGAACGTGCGGACGGAGACTTCGTGCCCTGGCCACAGGCGGACCGGTGCGGCCATGAGTAG
- a CDS encoding NAD(P)/FAD-dependent oxidoreductase, whose translation MPTKRTPDVIVVGAGVVGAACAYYAARAGLTVTVIDRGPVAGGTTGAGEGNLLVSDKEPGPELDLALLSTALWRELAELLPPQIEYEPKGGLVVASGEAGMAALRDFAAGQEKAGVRAEEVAEDRLNDLEPHLAPGLAGGFHYPQDAQVMPALAAAHLLRAGGDRVHLRLGEQVTGLLTAAEGEVRGVRTTAGDLHAPYVVNAAGTWGGEFARLAGVELPVLPRRGFVLVTEPLPRVVRHKVYAADYVADVASGSAALQTSAVVEGTRAGPVLIGASRERVGFDVTLSTEVLRRLAAQATALFPFLARVRAIRTYSGFRPYLPDHLPAIGPDPRVPGLLHACGHEGAGVGLAPATGLLIALAMGGGELPLDMGPFSPARFDVAV comes from the coding sequence GTGCCCACGAAAAGAACCCCGGACGTCATCGTCGTCGGAGCGGGCGTGGTCGGCGCGGCCTGCGCCTACTACGCAGCGCGCGCCGGCCTGACCGTCACCGTGATCGACCGTGGCCCCGTCGCGGGCGGCACCACGGGTGCCGGGGAGGGCAACTTGCTGGTCTCCGACAAGGAGCCCGGCCCCGAGCTCGACCTTGCCCTTCTCTCCACCGCGCTGTGGCGAGAGCTGGCCGAACTGCTCCCGCCGCAGATCGAGTACGAGCCCAAAGGCGGCCTCGTCGTGGCCTCGGGTGAAGCCGGGATGGCAGCGTTGCGCGACTTCGCGGCCGGACAGGAGAAGGCCGGTGTCCGGGCGGAGGAGGTCGCAGAAGACAGGCTGAACGACTTGGAGCCGCATCTGGCCCCCGGCCTGGCCGGTGGCTTCCACTATCCGCAGGACGCCCAGGTCATGCCGGCTCTGGCTGCCGCCCATCTGCTGCGGGCGGGCGGCGATCGGGTGCATCTCAGGCTCGGCGAGCAGGTCACCGGTCTGCTCACTGCGGCAGAGGGAGAGGTGCGGGGGGTTCGGACGACGGCCGGTGACCTCCATGCCCCGTACGTGGTCAACGCGGCCGGCACGTGGGGCGGTGAATTCGCCCGGCTCGCGGGCGTCGAGCTCCCCGTCCTGCCCCGCCGCGGCTTTGTCCTCGTCACGGAGCCGCTGCCGCGTGTGGTGCGGCACAAGGTGTACGCGGCCGACTATGTTGCCGACGTCGCCAGCGGCTCGGCGGCGCTGCAGACCTCGGCGGTGGTCGAGGGCACCCGGGCGGGCCCCGTCCTGATCGGTGCCAGCCGGGAACGGGTCGGCTTCGACGTCACGCTGTCGACCGAGGTGCTGCGCCGCTTGGCGGCCCAGGCCACCGCACTGTTCCCGTTCCTGGCCCGGGTCCGGGCGATCCGGACGTATTCGGGGTTCCGCCCCTACCTGCCCGACCATCTGCCGGCCATCGGACCGGATCCGCGGGTGCCCGGCCTGCTGCACGCCTGCGGTCACGAAGGCGCGGGGGTCGGTCTCGCCCCGGCCACCGGGCTGCTCATCGCGCTGGCCATGGGCGGTGGTGAACTTCCCCTGGACATGGGGCCGTTCAGCCCTGCCCGCTTCGACGTTGCCGTCTGA
- a CDS encoding (2Fe-2S)-binding protein: MARTPAELVGANPGPSFEITMDGRPVTALPGQSVAAALWSAGILAWRTTRHTDRPRGAFCGIGQCYDCLATINGEPNRRACLVPARPGDVIITQEGHGHARLSV, encoded by the coding sequence GTGGCCCGCACCCCCGCCGAACTGGTTGGGGCGAACCCCGGCCCGTCGTTCGAGATCACGATGGACGGCCGTCCGGTCACCGCCCTGCCCGGGCAGTCCGTCGCCGCAGCCCTGTGGTCCGCGGGCATCCTCGCCTGGCGCACCACTCGCCACACCGACCGCCCGAGGGGTGCCTTCTGCGGCATAGGACAGTGCTACGACTGCCTTGCCACCATCAATGGGGAGCCCAACCGCAGGGCCTGCCTGGTGCCTGCCCGCCCCGGCGACGTGATCATCACCCAGGAGGGACACGGCCATGCCCGCCTCAGCGTCTGA
- a CDS encoding FAD/NAD(P)-dependent oxidoreductase encodes MPASASDPYDLAVIGAGSAGLAGAVTAAELGLSVALLDGSPQHGGQFYRHPAPSMGAARPEALHHDWAAFAELRRRLERSDVSHLSGHHVWTVTKEDHGPWAVHAVTGVDGTAERSVRVRARTVLLATGAYERQLPFPGWTLPGVVGAGGAQAMLKSGLVLPGKRVVVAGSGPLLLAVATSLAAAGAQVPAVIEASGYLGYARHPRALAANPHKLVEAAVHGAALLRHRVRLRTRSAVTEVHGTDRVEAVTVTRLDRDWRPVRGASRQIECDALAVGHGLAPQIELATALGCATRPVADGTSALALDGLQETSVRGLWAAGETGGIGGAQLARSEGELAGLAAAGRLYGHPVREERVRALQRRRDRMRAFADAMAISHAPAAGWTGWLTGDTEVCRCEEVTARSIREAVTDFGARDARTVKLLTRAGMGWCQGRMCGAAVACLAAREGAVEPPAERRPFAVPVPLSALASLDEPTGIRPDAAPGVDD; translated from the coding sequence ATGCCCGCCTCAGCGTCTGACCCGTACGACCTCGCGGTGATCGGAGCGGGCTCCGCGGGTCTCGCAGGTGCCGTCACCGCCGCCGAACTCGGCCTGTCCGTCGCCCTGTTGGACGGATCGCCGCAGCACGGCGGACAGTTCTACCGGCATCCCGCGCCCAGTATGGGGGCTGCGCGGCCCGAGGCCCTGCACCACGACTGGGCTGCCTTCGCCGAGCTGCGCCGACGCTTGGAGCGGAGCGACGTCAGCCACCTGTCCGGACACCATGTCTGGACGGTCACCAAGGAGGATCACGGTCCCTGGGCGGTGCACGCCGTCACCGGTGTCGACGGCACCGCGGAGCGGTCGGTGAGGGTGCGGGCCCGAACGGTCCTGCTCGCGACCGGGGCGTACGAACGTCAACTGCCCTTTCCCGGCTGGACCCTGCCGGGTGTCGTGGGTGCCGGGGGAGCGCAGGCCATGCTCAAGTCCGGCCTGGTGCTGCCCGGTAAGCGCGTTGTCGTGGCGGGCAGCGGCCCCCTGCTCCTCGCGGTCGCCACCTCGCTCGCCGCCGCCGGCGCGCAGGTCCCGGCCGTGATCGAGGCGTCCGGCTATCTGGGATACGCACGCCATCCCCGCGCGCTCGCGGCCAACCCGCACAAACTGGTCGAGGCGGCGGTCCACGGTGCCGCTCTGCTGCGGCACCGGGTGCGGCTGCGCACCCGCAGCGCGGTCACCGAGGTGCACGGCACCGACCGGGTGGAGGCCGTCACCGTCACCCGGCTCGACCGCGACTGGCGGCCCGTACGGGGGGCGAGCCGGCAGATCGAGTGCGACGCGCTCGCTGTGGGGCACGGCCTTGCACCGCAGATCGAACTGGCCACCGCACTCGGCTGCGCCACCCGCCCCGTGGCTGACGGGACATCCGCCCTGGCCCTGGACGGCCTTCAGGAAACCTCGGTGCGTGGCCTCTGGGCGGCGGGGGAGACCGGGGGCATCGGTGGCGCGCAGCTCGCCCGCTCGGAGGGGGAGCTGGCCGGGCTCGCGGCAGCCGGCAGACTGTACGGGCACCCCGTCCGCGAGGAGCGCGTTCGCGCGCTGCAACGTCGCCGGGACCGGATGCGGGCCTTCGCCGATGCGATGGCCATCAGTCATGCACCGGCAGCGGGCTGGACGGGCTGGCTGACCGGCGACACGGAAGTGTGCCGCTGCGAGGAAGTGACCGCAAGAAGCATCCGCGAAGCCGTCACCGACTTCGGGGCCCGCGACGCACGCACCGTCAAACTCCTCACCAGGGCCGGCATGGGCTGGTGCCAGGGGCGGATGTGCGGGGCTGCTGTGGCTTGCCTCGCGGCACGCGAAGGCGCCGTGGAACCACCTGCTGAACGCCGTCCGTTCGCTGTGCCCGTTCCGCTCTCGGCACTCGCTTCGCTCGACGAACCCACCGGGATCCGGCCCGATGCCGCCCCGGGCGTCGACGACTGA